In the genome of Mesotoga infera, the window CGATGGCGACCTTTATTCCGGCGACTTCCTTTATCATGTATTCCTGGAAAGCAGGTTTTCCATCCTTGTAGATGTTTGCGCTGAGGAACGGGAAGTCCGCAATCTCCATCTGTTTTGCGAGTACGGAAGCATCGTTGTCAAATTCATGGTTACCGATTGCCATTGCGTCAACCTTCATGAGATTGAGAGCAACTATATCAGGAGCGGCATCCTGCAGATCCGATTCGGGAACACCCGTATTAATGTCCCCGGCGTGCAGGAACAGCGTGTTGGGGTTCTCTGCTCGCACCTGATTTATCAGTGTTGCTACAGCCGCGAGCCCACCGTAATCACCTTCGGGCCAGATGTGCCCGTGTGTGTCGTTGATATGAACAATCGTTAGTCTCTGAGCCACGACAAAGATTGCCATAACCAAGAGAAGGGTGATCAAAAGAACTTTTTTCATACTCATACCTCCTTATGGAATATCGGTGATTTCTCCAATTAGCTCGAAATCGAAGTGCCTATCTCCTTCACTTATATGGTAATTGATTATTTCTATTTCTGCGCAGTTTGAAAAGACAGTTCTTGAACTTCTCTCAATTTGCAGCCCGTTTGCTTTCGTTTCTTCTGGTTCGGCTAAGTAAAGCGATTTCACAGTAAGTGCAAGTCTGAAATACCATGAACTCAGCCGCCTTGCCGCCATAATTGTTTCCAGTGGAGCCAGGGATGTAACTATCGTAGTGCAGATTATCAATATTGCAATTAAAAGCGTGAAAGAAGCTACTCCTTTACCCTTTGGGCGAGATGGTCTTACCTCCGGCCACATCTCCCGTGAAATCCTCCTCTCTAACATGATTGAGAATCGCACAGTTTTTTCCAATCTTAGTGTTTTGGGGAATAACGACATCAGATCCGACAACAACAATCCCCGAATCGTAAATGTGAGGTTGCGATTCGTGCGGTACCTCATCGCCATATCCGATTACTACTTCGTCTCTCACGATCGTTCCCTCTCCGACTATGACCTTTTCTATCACTACATTGTTGCCGATTTTGGAGTTAGTCATAATTACAGAATCCTTAACTGTTGACCCTTCACCGATTTGCACTCCCTGGAAAATGACGGAGTTTTCCACTCTTCCGTATATCTCCGCCCCTTCGTTTATCAAAGAGTTTCTGACGTGGGAACTTGTACCGACATATGCGGGCAGATACTCCTCAGTCTGAGTGTAGAATCTCCAGGAGGGGTCGTGAAGATTCAGTGGCGGTATCGGTCGAGTCAGCTCGATGTTCGCTTCCCAGAGCGATTCGATGGTTCCCACATCTCTCCAATATCCCTCGAAAACGAAAGCAAACAGTCTTCCTGCATTGTCTTCGACTATTTTCGGCAAAATATCCTTTCCGAAGTCGTTATTGCTTTCTTGGTCTCGTTCATCCTCCATAAGTCTTTCCCTGAGAAATTTCCAATCGAAGATGTAGATTCCTAGAGAAGCAAGATCGGACTTGGGCTGTTTCGGTTTCTCCTGGAAGTCGACTATCTTGTTTTCAAAATCCGTTATCATCATCCCGAACCTGTGAGCCTCGGACAGTGGAACACGCATACAAGCAACCGTTCCCGTCGCTCCCTTGGAGAGGTGATAGTCTATCATCTCGTTGTAATCCATGGAGTAGGTGTGATCACCGGAGAGTATGACCACAAGTTCCGGGTCGAAATCATCTACGAAATCTATGTTCTGAAAGACAGCATTCGCAGTCCCTTTGTACCAGTTTGAATCTCCCTGAGCAATAAAGGGAGGTAAGATTACAACCCCACCGTCCTTTCTGTCAAGATCCCACGGACGACCTATTCCAATGTGTCTGGCGAGAATGTGGGGCCTGTATTGAGTTAGCACGCCGACTGCGTAGATTCCCGAATTGACGCAGTTACTCAATGCAAAGTCAATAATCCTGTATTTGCCACCGAAGGGGACTGCGGGTTTCGCCACCTCATCTGTGAGCAATCCAAGTCTGGTGCCTTGCCCCCCAGCTAGTATCAATGCAACAACTTTCTTGGCCATACAATCACCCCGTCTTAAATTACGCCGTGTTTTTCGATTACTGTGGGCTCTTCATTTTCACCGACGAAACTTCTTCCCAACCTAACGGTACAATACTTGTCCATTATCACATTCTCTATGTGAGCTCCCTCTTCAACAAGGCAGCCCTCAAGAAGAACAGAGTTTCTAACAGTTGCTCCGGCCATAACCCTGGTATCCCTGAACAAGACCGAATCTTCTATCTTTCCTCCTATTACGCACCCGTCGGCAATAACCGAGTTATTCATGGAGGCAGTTCCGGTGATTTTGGGAGGTGGAAGGTCCTTCAACTTGGTGAATACCCTTCCGTTCTCGTAGAAAAGCTCTCTCCTTATCTTTGGATCAAGAATATCGAGGTTCGTTCTGAAAT includes:
- a CDS encoding glucose-1-phosphate adenylyltransferase, with amino-acid sequence MAKKVVALILAGGQGTRLGLLTDEVAKPAVPFGGKYRIIDFALSNCVNSGIYAVGVLTQYRPHILARHIGIGRPWDLDRKDGGVVILPPFIAQGDSNWYKGTANAVFQNIDFVDDFDPELVVILSGDHTYSMDYNEMIDYHLSKGATGTVACMRVPLSEAHRFGMMITDFENKIVDFQEKPKQPKSDLASLGIYIFDWKFLRERLMEDERDQESNNDFGKDILPKIVEDNAGRLFAFVFEGYWRDVGTIESLWEANIELTRPIPPLNLHDPSWRFYTQTEEYLPAYVGTSSHVRNSLINEGAEIYGRVENSVIFQGVQIGEGSTVKDSVIMTNSKIGNNVVIEKVIVGEGTIVRDEVVIGYGDEVPHESQPHIYDSGIVVVGSDVVIPQNTKIGKNCAILNHVREEDFTGDVAGGKTISPKG